From the genome of Malus sylvestris chromosome 13, drMalSylv7.2, whole genome shotgun sequence:
GTGGTTAAGGCATTAAGAAGTTAAGtgggaggggttcgaacccctTTATGCTCAAAACCgattcttttccaaattttaaggaatttttggactaatatcgcgatattataagAAATATCGataaatatcgcgatattatcgatactattgcgatattttgacgaaaactcattggatactccttaaaatatcggtaagtaaaaaaaacgaaaatatcgccgatattttcgatatttaaaTCCATGCCATTATTAAGTAGGGACCAACCATTGGGGCAGATCAGATTAAATTTAATTCCATAAAATTGTTCTGACATCTACACTTAtcaaacacttcaattatcggaaaaaatatattttccggATATTTTCCACCAAAATCATTGGATCAAGTAATCAGagtttttgaaatttcatttaACGGCCCACCTGTTTTGATtcattaaaagttataataattttttaccgttagataaaattttaaaagtccGAATCACTTGATCAGTCGTTAATTGGTATGTTATCTTTAAACGATCACCTAGTTACATAGAAATTGATATTCGTTTGCATATTTTTATCAAgagttttattatttattattttttatttacaattatcgtttatgaaatttgaatttagattACAACAAAGCTGAGATTGAGTATTGACTCGTTAGATAGTTCAAATGAAGTCGACCAAACGCATACAGAGAAAGTTCTCTTATCCCAACATGATTTATTTTGCTCACTATTTGAGAATAGTATGACATCATATGGTGCCAACCATCTGTCTAGTTACTGTATAAAACTGCTACATCCACccgaaagagaaaaaaaagtcgACAGAAACTCCAGAGTACACAATCATCTGGCATAAAATGGCGTGGTGATTCCTTACCCTCTGATAGTATTTTTCCCACATGGCAGGCCGAATTGAATTAATTCCTTGATGTAACAGTAAACTTCTGTCTTTCGGTTTTCAAAAAGAAGCGaatcataaggattcgacgtgatcatggagtgccggctgtcgactacctgacgccctccccctcctcctttatgaGACATCGATATGAAGAACAATCATGCATGCCACATAATATGAGAGTAAAACCTTCCCGACCAATCAATCTCAACATTACACTCATAACAAATCCAAACGTAAAGTTGTAAATGTTAATTCAGCGTGTCGAAATATCAATATCAACGATGATGACGACACAGAAGTACATTTAATCTTTAGAAAGGCAGAGCCACCAAGCTTTTTTTTCCCTTGGCTTTGCTGGTAGCTATATCAATCGCATCGGATTGAACACAGACGACAAAAAAGGACCAGTATCGCAATCAGCACACGTGATGAAATAGATTAACTGCACGAGTTGAATTTCTTGATCCAAGGtgtgtttatttggagcaagggcAGCATATCCTTTCCGGCCACTGTGTGTGCCTAACCAGAACTGGCAGTGGAAAGAGGCAAAGGTTTGGCACGACTTGTACTCGACGCAATCTCATAACCATCAATACTGTCCGATGAGTTTTGACAAATGAGTATTGCATGTACCAAACTAGGTCAGGCCAATGACACAACCTTTGTACTACAGTTTTTGCTTTATCGAAGAGTTGTTAAATGATAAGTACGTGTAATACAACCAAATAACTAACTTCAAATTCACGCTTTTACTTATGCTACAGTTTATCATGCACACATTGATTTTGGTCATTGATGCATTGTGAGTTTCATATGCATAAACGGCCAATATCAACTCACAAGCATGCAAGACTGACCTTATGACGGTTGTTTATGGGTACTCATGTGTACAATAGCCTTTTCGAAGCctcttgttttttatttcaaatactTAATTGGGATAAAAGAATACTACCATTAGTTGCCTGTGTGTGCAAGGATTGATGTTGATTGTCATCTACATATGCAAAAACAGATCTTAAATATCAATACTAATAAATTATGAGTTGCATGCATCAACGGTTAAGATCACCAGGTGCATGCATGCACCTTATACATGATCATGCATACAAGGGATATTTTTTTCAGTCAAAGCAAATGCGAAGCTTTTTCGGTAAGTGCTAAAGTCACTGTTACTGATTATTTTCCTCTAGAGAGGTAAATTCTCTGTGAAAGTTGGTTTGGAATAGAATTTCAACCCGATTGAGATAAATTGGGATGTTTGGCTCATAAGTTATTATAATATGATAatttttataggaaaaattgaaaattttaacctGAAACGcttttaaattttgttgtcAAATATGATAATAAATGTTGTTAATCGTCATAAAACACTTGAAGCTTTTTCAAAAGCTCATTATTAATAAGTGTTTTATAGTATATAATTGGTAAATATGGAACATCATTTGGTTAAAATATGTGACACACTTCACAAATGGACGTTTGATTTAGAGACGCATAATTTTTATGATATTGAAGAAAATTCTTATGTTCAAATTCTACCTTCGTCTATCATTTAAAACAACTAAACAATTACATCAAATATTGTGATTGGATATTTGGATATTCCTGATGTAAATATTTGGTTAAAGATTGAATTCGagattaattatataaaaaaaaagcatctaattttatttttttaagaactaTATTTCCATTTTGGGAAACAGTGATGGTGGTGATAGGCCAGTGAAGACTGGGCCTCCATGCTGTCCAAGCTTCCAAAATTGGTCCAATTATCCTCTAACCAAATCTAAAATTATAGATTAGTCAATTCTTTAATATTAATTACACCTTTAACACACATCATAATCATAACAATGATTAAACCATAGAAAACCCACTAACCCACCTTTTAGGATATAATAAGCTACGTTAATCAAGCATTAAACAAGCCTAATCTACGTGACTCGATACCTCAAACAAGAGACTACATTGAACCTGTACTCGGAGGTAGCCCGAGAAAATTGGAGCTTGACTCCAAGTTGAAAATCAGAGTAAACACAACAACGAACGAATAAACAGATTATAACACTACAAAtattattgaaaataaaaacacacTACAAGATTTACTAAGAAGGTTACTGTGATGCTCCGTTTTTATCGTACTTTTGTACTAAAATCCCTCACCTTGAATACATAGATTAGTGACATATAATTTCGTCGTCCATTTCTATTGTAATACATGACTAACAACCTAACAAGAGACAACTTAAAATTCATCGTCATTGTGATGTTCCGTTTCAATGAGTACGTGGCATTGTAGTATCAACAGTAAGACAATGCATTCGGGTACGTGACCGTATGATTATTGCTCCAAAATGTCTCCCAACCGTTAGTGTGATTGACTGGGATTGCACTTTGATCGGACGGTGGAGAAGGGAAGTGAAGGTCTACATAAAGAATAGTGAGAGAGAAGAAAGGGACAGAGAAACGCTGGAGACTGCGAGAAAAGCTCTCACTGTAAGCGACTTCGTTTCGCAGCTCCCGAGGCTGCTGTCGATGAAAAAACAAGTTCTTTGCGTGGAGGGAGAGGAGGAGAGGCGCAgtggaaagagaaaagaaagagtaaAACTCCCCAGTACGCAGTAGGCGCAGTGCGCACCTCTCCACTGTCCAAGGAGATCACGCACAGCaccaaacactttctctctctacatctctctccgctttctctctctacttatTGCGACATCCCATTCGATTTTGAGATTTGTTTGAGCTTACTATTTGAATCCCGCGAATGCGAACGTTAATCCGAATCCAAACCCGAACTTGAACCGTATCGGAGTGTGAAAATGGATCCGCCGACGCTCGTCAACCAGTGCTCGTTCCCTAACGCCAATGCGACGTCGTTTGATCTCCCGGAGATCTGGCAGTTCGCGATGAACGGAAGCGGCGCGAGCGCCGGAGATTCCGTAGGAGCGTTGGGGCTGCGGAGGCCGAACTTCTCGCAGAGTTTCGCGCAGTTTGGGGACGTCTCGGGCTCGATTCGGGACGTCTTGGCCGATAGTGATCCGAATACGATGAGTTTGGACCACCTAGGCAACCACGGCGGCGGACATGGCGGTGCCTCTAGAAAAAGGCGCGACGCCAACGCCGACGCCGAGTCTCCCAAAAGCAGTGGCAATATTGGCGCGGTATTTATATTTTTCCTTCATTCAATATATAATTCAATTGTTTAATTGCTTAAACTCGGATTAGCTTTTTGCTAATTATAGCAAACTATTTCTGTTTGCTGTTTGTTCATAGTGATTTTCTTCGAAATTTCTAATGATTTATTTGAAACTTCTAAATCTGCACATCTGTGATTGGAAATAGGCCATTTCTTTAATTGAACAATTTCTAAATCTGTATATTTTTGGtccaaattttgttttggcAGAGGGATTGTGATGGGAAACGGCTTAAAGCATCGACTAGATGCAGAGATGAGAGTGCCCGTGAGTCGAAAGCCGAAGCGGAAACCAGTTCATGCAAGCCGGCGGAGCAAAATGCTCAGCCGCCTGATCCGCCTAAGCAGGACTACATACATGTCCGAGCTAGAAGGGGCCAAGCTACTGATAGCCACAGTCTTGCAGAAAGAGTAATTTACGTCAATTGTCCTACGTCCTTTATTTTCGAACGATATtttaaactactctaatttacAGGCCGAAGATTGATTGAACTCTAGGGCTGTTATTTTCAGCTGCCTTATAGTAAGGGATATAATTCGAGAAACGGGACACGAATCAAGCACGTATAATCcataataataattatcttttgtTCACATAACATCATCGTtgattttttatgaattttcgaaC
Proteins encoded in this window:
- the LOC126594785 gene encoding transcription factor BHLH089-like, producing MDPPTLVNQCSFPNANATSFDLPEIWQFAMNGSGASAGDSVGALGLRRPNFSQSFAQFGDVSGSIRDVLADSDPNTMSLDHLGNHGGGHGGASRKRRDANADAESPKSSGNIGARDCDGKRLKASTRCRDESARESKAEAETSSCKPAEQNAQPPDPPKQDYIHVRARRGQATDSHSLAERARREKISERMKILQDLVPGCNKVIGKALVLDEIINYVQSLQRQVEFLSMKLEAVNTRMNPGIEAFPCKEFGQQTFDAASMAFGTQLPREYSRGNSPEWLHMQVGGGFDRAT